In Sphingomonas sp. BGYR3, the genomic stretch CGGCCAGCGGCATTGTGCGCGGGCCGCAGGCGGCGCACTGATCCGGTGCCGCGACCCCGGCGGGTGCCGGGGTCGCGGTCGCGGTTGTCGGAATCCGGCGCACGCTTTCTGCTGGCAATCGCGGGCGGTAAGGCCCATCTGTCGATCATGCGTACCACGCCACAGATTGTCCGGGTCATCGACCTGGAAACCACCGGCAACGCCCCGCCCACCCATGCCGTGATCGAAATCGGCTGGCAGGATGTGGCGCTGGGCGCCGATGGCCGCTGGGACCTGTCGGGAGACGGCGGGTCGATGCTGGTCAATCCCGGCCGCTCGATCCCGCCCGTGACTCAGGCGGTGCACCATATCCTGGACGAACAGGTCGCGGACGCGCCCTGGTGGCACGATGTTGCGCGCCAGGTGCTCGACCCCTGGCCCCGCCGGCTGGCGCTGGCCGCGCACCGGGCGAGTTTCGAGGAACAGTTCTGCACGCCCGCGCTGACTCGGTCGGCCGACTGGATCTGCACCTGGAAATGCGCGATGCGGCTGTGGCCGGAAAGCCCCGGCTTTTCCAATCAGATGCTGCGATACTGGCGAAAGCCGGACGGCATGGTGCATGAACGCGGCCTGCCCGCGCACCGCGCCTTTCCCGACGCCTATGTCACTGCATTTCACCTGCGCGACATGCTGAACGAGGCAAGCGTGGCGCAGCTGGTCGAATGGTCGAACCTGCCCGGCCTGTTGCCGCGCGTCCGCTATGGCCCGGATCGTGGCCGCGACTGGCGCGAGCTGGAAAACGAAGTGCTGGCCCGGTACCTGACCGACCGGGACGAGGATGTGCGCTACACCGCCAAGCTGGAGCTGGAGCGGCGCAACAATGGCGGCGCGATCGGCGCCGACCCGGAAAGCGTCGAGCGGCTGCTGCTTTAAGGCGCGATGTCGAAATGCAACACGTCCTCGCGCTCGCCGAGCTTGCTGTAGAGCGCGACAGCGGGCGGATCGCGGTGATCGGCCTGGACATAGACCACCCAGGCACCAATTGACCGGGCGATTTCCCGCAGCACCTCGATCAAGGCAGTGGCGACGCCCTGCCGCCGCCGGTCCTCTGCCACCGCCAGATCGTAGAGATAGATTTCGCGCCGTTCCGCCTCGAACTTCGTCAGGACATAGGCGGCGATGGCACCGATGGTCCGGCCATCCTCAATCGCCGCAAGCGCGATAAAATCGGGGCTCGCCAACCGCTCGGCCAGCCAGCTGTCGCTGGGCGGGGCATCGGTATAGGCATCGCCGCCATCGTCCCCGAACGCTTCGGCAAACAGCGCGTTGATCGCCCGCATGGCGGCAAGGTCAGCCGCGCCGAGGCGGCGGACGATCACGGCGAGGTCAGCACCGCCGACCAGGCATAGCCGCGGAACAGCGGCTGGAACCGGGCGGTCATGCCCTGTTCCGAAGCGATCCGTTCGACGACTGCCTTCATGTCGGCGCGCGGCGTCACGTGAAACTTGTCCAGCCACGCGAACAGCGCCGCACGAAACGGCGCGGGCAGGCGTTCCTGCTGGCCGAAATCCACGATGTGCAATTCCCCGCCGGGGTTCAGCCGCCGCGCGCCTTCCGCAATCGCGCCCTGCCAGTCGGGGATCATCGACAGGGTATAGCTCATGAAGATGCGGTCAAAGCCGGGCAGGGCGAACAGCGCGGCCGGATCGAACCGGGTGGCATCCCCCTCGGCCAGCGCGATGCGGGCCGACAATCCTGCCCGGGCGACCTTGGCCTGTGCGGTTTCCAGCATCGCGGCCGAAATGTCGAACCCGTGGCAGCGCGCGTCGGGGTACCGCCGCGCGGCCAGGATCAGGTTGCGCGCCGTGCCGCACCCGACCTCCAGCACCGTGCCGCCGGGCGGGGGGCGCAGCGCGTCCAGCATCCGGTCGCGGCCCAGCAGATAATATTTGCGCGTCAGGTCATAGATATGGCGCTGCGCCGCATAGATCGCATCCATGCGGCGGCCATGATCGGCCGGGCTGTGGTCGTTCATGCCTTCAGGACGTACAGGTGAACGCCGCCATAGATCGCCGACCGGTCACGGCGGGTGTAATCCAGCGAGTCTTCGGCGCGATACTCCCACTGGTCGAGCAGCACATCGGGAATACGGCCGGGCAACAGGCTGGGCGCGGCGGCGGTGCGGAACAGCACGCGCGCCCCCGGCTTTGCCGTGCGGGTGATCTCGCTCCACAGCTTGGTCAGCTGTTCGTCGGTCATCCAGTCCTGCGCATCGAGCAGGATGTACCGGTCCAGCGAACCTGCGCCCTGCGATTCCAGGAAATGCACCATGTTGATGTGGCGCACATCGACCCGGTCGGCACGCGCGCGCACCGTGTCGAAGTTCGCGGCCTCAAGATAGGGGGGCACCGACGCATCGGGCGTCTTGTCATAGCCGCGGTTGAACGCCTGCCACGCGAAATAATTGTCCTTCAGCGGGAAATCGCACGCCAGCTTGCGCAGCCGTTCGATCAGCACCGCGCGCATCCCCTGCGGATCGTCGCTGGCCAGCGATTCATATTGCGCGGGCGGGATACCCAGCCCGAACAGGCTGGCCGGCTGATCCACCAGCCAGCGGATGAACCGCTTGTCGAACACCGTCTTCAACCGGGTGTCGAAAATGCGCTGCTGTTCCGCCATATCCTTGGCCGCCAGGATCTCGCGCGGGTCGACGCCGTACAGCTTGGCCAGGAAATGGGCGAGGGCGATGAAATTGCCCAGCAGGCCGCGCCGGTAAAAGCCCTTGGCAAATCCGCCGATCCGCTTGCGGCCCAGAATGTCGCGCCCCTCCCAATAGGCGCGGCTGTCCGCATCCAGATTGGGGGCGATATGGGTGCGGTACAGCTCCAGATTGTCCGCCCGGTCGGCATCGGCAAAGAACCGGTGGAACGCCGCCTGATCGGGCAGGTGCTTTGCCGCGACCAGCTTCATCTTGTTCAGCGCGATGTGCGCGGGGTTCAGGTCGACGACCGTGATCCGGGCCGGATCGGCGGTCAGGTACGACATCATGTTGCAGCCGCCGGACGCGATCGTCATCACATGGCTGTCGCGCGTGATGGCCAGCGCCTCCATGTCGACAACCGGATCTTCCCAGATCTGCGCATAGACCAGGCCGCGAAAGGCAAAGGTGAACGCGCGTTCGAGCATCCCGTCCTTGGACAGGTGATCGTGGCGATGAACGGCGCCGCGCACCGCTTCGTTCTTGGGCGTCTTGGCAATCGAACGCATCAATAGGTCCCTGGGGCTGGTGGCGGCCGCACCATAGCGGAGTTCCGCGCGCCTAGACACGGCATATGACGGTTCCGCGTCAACGATATGACGCTGGCGGGCCGTCCATGCCACCTCATCCCCAGTTGGCTAGCCGCCGGGATCAATCCCGGCAATAGCCTTCGCCCGTCTTCACGACGATGCAGTCCTTCTTTTCGGCCAGATACTTCATGCCGGTCGCCGCACCGTCGCCGCGCTTCAGCACCTGATCCCCGTCGGGGCGGGTAAAGGTCAGCGTGTCGCCCTCGGCCACGGCGGAATAATTGCCGGCCATGGTGTCATCCAGGCCGTATTTCATGTTGATCCGGTAATGGCCGGGGCCGACCTCCTCGTCCGGGACGATGGTGGCGTATGTGCCCTCGACACCGATCCAGCGGCCGGTCCATTCATTGGCGACCGCGCTTTCGTTGCCGATCGCGTCATTGCCCTCGACCGGCAGGTCGATGACCTCGTTCGGCATGGCATCGGCGGCATTGGTCGATCCGGGGGTTTGCGTGCCGCCGCCGCACGCGCTCAGGGTCAGGGTGATCGGCACCAGCAGGGCGGGAACAAGATAGCGCATCGTCATCTCCGGGCATTAGCAATGGGGTTCAGCCTA encodes the following:
- a CDS encoding AAC(3)-I family aminoglycoside N-acetyltransferase, translated to MIVRRLGAADLAAMRAINALFAEAFGDDGGDAYTDAPPSDSWLAERLASPDFIALAAIEDGRTIGAIAAYVLTKFEAERREIYLYDLAVAEDRRRQGVATALIEVLREIARSIGAWVVYVQADHRDPPAVALYSKLGEREDVLHFDIAP
- a CDS encoding DUF3419 family protein yields the protein MRSIAKTPKNEAVRGAVHRHDHLSKDGMLERAFTFAFRGLVYAQIWEDPVVDMEALAITRDSHVMTIASGGCNMMSYLTADPARITVVDLNPAHIALNKMKLVAAKHLPDQAAFHRFFADADRADNLELYRTHIAPNLDADSRAYWEGRDILGRKRIGGFAKGFYRRGLLGNFIALAHFLAKLYGVDPREILAAKDMAEQQRIFDTRLKTVFDKRFIRWLVDQPASLFGLGIPPAQYESLASDDPQGMRAVLIERLRKLACDFPLKDNYFAWQAFNRGYDKTPDASVPPYLEAANFDTVRARADRVDVRHINMVHFLESQGAGSLDRYILLDAQDWMTDEQLTKLWSEITRTAKPGARVLFRTAAAPSLLPGRIPDVLLDQWEYRAEDSLDYTRRDRSAIYGGVHLYVLKA
- a CDS encoding exonuclease domain-containing protein — encoded protein: MRTTPQIVRVIDLETTGNAPPTHAVIEIGWQDVALGADGRWDLSGDGGSMLVNPGRSIPPVTQAVHHILDEQVADAPWWHDVARQVLDPWPRRLALAAHRASFEEQFCTPALTRSADWICTWKCAMRLWPESPGFSNQMLRYWRKPDGMVHERGLPAHRAFPDAYVTAFHLRDMLNEASVAQLVEWSNLPGLLPRVRYGPDRGRDWRELENEVLARYLTDRDEDVRYTAKLELERRNNGGAIGADPESVERLLL
- a CDS encoding class I SAM-dependent methyltransferase; the protein is MNDHSPADHGRRMDAIYAAQRHIYDLTRKYYLLGRDRMLDALRPPPGGTVLEVGCGTARNLILAARRYPDARCHGFDISAAMLETAQAKVARAGLSARIALAEGDATRFDPAALFALPGFDRIFMSYTLSMIPDWQGAIAEGARRLNPGGELHIVDFGQQERLPAPFRAALFAWLDKFHVTPRADMKAVVERIASEQGMTARFQPLFRGYAWSAVLTSP